The DNA region TACTCTCCCATTTCCCTTCGATTACAATTCTagtctttcatttatttattcttttggagggggtttttctttttgcaattcgtaatttatttaaaaattgcaagctAAGTCAAGCATCATATGAAGTTTAACATTAAAggactttttaaattgtaaatataacataaattcttaaaataataaaacacaaaatggtAGTAAGAATCATAACTAAATACAATGAGTTGAAAGAGGTattgctttttttgtatttttgaaagaaattttgtttaaaaaagtattatgttAGTACAGAAAGAGTgataaagtatgcaaaataatatgaacTAAATTAGACTCAATAGTAAACAATtcattgaattatttgaaattgttaatCACTTCgataaacgaaaaaattatttgcaattcaaatcattatattaaataaccAATGTAAAGTttgatagttaaatttaaaaggaagaaaGTATGGAAATATTGAAAAGTGTCTAACTTAATTTGTACCAATTAATATTTCAGCTCACTTatcattagtttaatttaagttacgaCAGAACTTGAGGAAATTTTGACAGATGTATCACCCATTTGTTTTTGTACTTATAAAAGAGTGATACGGAATTACATTCTCTTAAATAAAACACGAAACCTCAATAATTAGCAGCAAATTAACAATCTTTATAATGCCATGCATGTTTTAGTTCTTTTTGATATGATTATATCATCCTACAAATCCTTCCTTCGTGTAAATCGTTAGTCGTCTTAATAATATCTTCTCCTTTCTTCATGCAAATCGTTAATCATCTCAATAATTTCTTCtcctttttcttgtaatttatcGGTGTTGCTCAACCCTCCTCATGATTCGTTGAACAAAGTGGCGAACAATTCGTGGCAATATATACCTGGATTCATTCTCACTTCCGGATGCTTCGAAAGTCTCTGATCGGTTTTCAACTTGCTTCTCCGGAACTTCTGAAACATCATTTACTTCTTCCTTCATTTCGACTTCCGCCTCTTCCTCTTCATCATCTTCCAAAATGTCGGAGTTGAGAAGAAGAGTTGCTGCTGAGAGTgcttcatttgttaataaaGCCTCAATAAATGGAGGAGTGTTGCGTTCTTGCTGCACTGGAAGGTAGGCATTTACAAATGTTTCTGATCCACGAAGGTCTCCATAGTGTCCATTCCATGGTGCTGCAACTATTGGGTGACGGGCTTGTTGCATGTAGGAAGCTTGACTCATCAAATGGACTGGATGACGTGGAACCATTGGGTAGACGTATTGCGCGCTCATTGCCATCGGAACTCTTGGAGCAATCATGTGAGGGTAGTGGCGAACTTGATGATGGACAGGAGGATGACGTGGACTGTATCCGCCAATGAACTGATGACGCAATGACTGGAGTAGTGGAGCACcttgaatatgaaaaaagtcTTCCATCAGCATTTTAGTAATAAGTCCTGCGGCT from Parasteatoda tepidariorum isolate YZ-2023 chromosome 2, CAS_Ptep_4.0, whole genome shotgun sequence includes:
- the LOC107438983 gene encoding uncharacterized protein codes for the protein MSKNIRKYSIFLATVQICCLLTPSHAMFDFFGGGGGGGGGGSDVAEILAAGLITKMLMEDFFHIQGAPLLQSLRHQFIGGYSPRHPPVHHQVRHYPHMIAPRVPMAMSAQYVYPMVPRHPVHLMSQASYMQQARHPIVAAPWNGHYGDLRGSETFVNAYLPVQQERNTPPFIEALLTNEALSAATLLLNSDILEDDEEEEAEVEMKEEVNDVSEVPEKQVENRSETFEASGSENESRYILPRIVRHFVQRIMRRVEQHR